The Iamia majanohamensis genome window below encodes:
- the argH gene encoding argininosuccinate lyase has translation MSGTDAEEGAGRTLWHGRFAGGPADALMAYTVSLPFDRRLASDDISGSRAHVRGLVRGELLSGEEAAAVLSALDVVEEELSTGTFAFVPSDEDIHTAVERRVTEIAGPAGAKIHTGRSRNDQVATDLRLWARRALTDVAGRILALQATLLDRAEEAGTAYLPGYTHLQQAQPVLLAHHLLAHGWALARDVDRLLDARRRGDVSPLGAGALAGSSLALDPAGTAADLGFSAAFDNSLDAVSDRDFVAEALFALALCGVHLSRVGEEWVIWSSEEVGFATLDDAYATGSSMLPQKKNPDIAELARGKTGRLVGNLTGLLVTLKGLPLAYNRDLQEDKEPLFDSVEQVSLALVALEGMVATATFHTDRMAAAADTPAAAATDLAEWLVARGTPFREAHAVVGDLVRRSLAGEGALADLVAADERLGPDAAGLIAPGVPVTRRTTRGGGGPEAVAAQLDRFRARLATDRDRVDT, from the coding sequence ATGAGCGGTACCGACGCAGAGGAGGGCGCCGGGCGGACGCTCTGGCACGGGCGCTTCGCGGGCGGGCCGGCCGACGCGCTGATGGCCTACACCGTCAGCCTGCCGTTCGACCGGCGGCTGGCCTCCGACGACATCAGCGGCTCGCGCGCCCACGTGCGGGGTCTGGTGCGGGGCGAGCTGCTGAGCGGCGAGGAGGCCGCGGCCGTGCTCTCGGCCCTCGACGTCGTCGAGGAGGAGCTGTCCACGGGCACCTTCGCGTTCGTCCCGAGCGACGAGGACATCCACACCGCGGTCGAGCGGCGGGTCACCGAGATCGCCGGTCCCGCCGGGGCCAAGATCCACACCGGTCGCAGCCGCAACGACCAGGTCGCCACCGACCTGCGGCTCTGGGCCCGGCGGGCCCTCACCGACGTCGCCGGCCGCATCCTCGCCCTGCAGGCCACCCTGCTGGACCGGGCCGAGGAGGCGGGCACCGCCTACCTTCCCGGCTACACCCACCTCCAGCAGGCCCAGCCCGTGCTGCTGGCCCACCACCTGCTGGCCCACGGCTGGGCCCTGGCCCGCGACGTCGACCGCCTGCTCGACGCCCGGCGGCGGGGCGACGTCTCGCCCCTCGGCGCCGGTGCCCTGGCCGGCTCGTCGCTCGCCCTCGACCCGGCCGGCACTGCCGCTGACCTGGGCTTCTCCGCCGCCTTCGACAACTCGCTCGACGCGGTGAGCGACCGCGACTTCGTGGCCGAGGCCCTCTTCGCCCTCGCCCTGTGCGGCGTCCACCTGTCGCGGGTGGGCGAGGAGTGGGTCATCTGGTCGAGCGAGGAGGTCGGCTTCGCCACCCTCGACGACGCCTACGCCACCGGGTCCTCGATGCTCCCGCAGAAGAAGAACCCCGACATCGCCGAGCTGGCCCGGGGCAAGACCGGCCGCCTGGTGGGCAACCTCACCGGCCTGCTCGTCACCCTCAAGGGGCTGCCGCTGGCCTACAACCGCGACCTCCAGGAGGACAAGGAGCCCCTGTTCGACTCGGTCGAGCAGGTGTCCCTCGCCCTGGTCGCGCTGGAGGGCATGGTGGCCACGGCCACGTTCCACACCGACCGCATGGCCGCCGCGGCCGACACGCCCGCGGCTGCGGCGACGGACCTGGCCGAGTGGCTGGTGGCCCGGGGCACCCCGTTCCGGGAGGCCCACGCCGTGGTGGGCGACCTCGTCCGCCGGTCGCTGGCGGGCGAGGGGGCGCTGGCCGACCTGGTCGCCGCCGACGAGCGCCTCGGTCCCGACGCCGCCGGGCTCATCGCCCCCGGCGTCCCCGTCACCCGCCGCACCACCCGGGGCGGGGGAGGCCCCGAGGCCGTGGCCGCCCAGCTCGACCGCTTCCGCGCCCGCCTCGCCACCGACCGCGACCGCGTCGACACCTGA
- a CDS encoding argininosuccinate synthase: MPKRVVLAYSGGLDTSVAVRWMIEELGVEVVCLAVDVGQASDDWDVVRERARAAGAVEAIVVDARQEFAEDFVAPALKANAMYEGRYPLVSALSRPVIVKHLVETARYHGADAVAHGCTGKGNDQVRFEVSTRALAPDLEVIAPVRGWGMTREESILYAYDHGIPIQATKEKVYSIDDNLWGRAIECGEMEDPWAVPPPGVWLLTEQTESEPRDLVIGFEQGVPTSVDGERLGMLEVIERLNTVVGSYGWGRIDMVENRRVGIKSRETYECPAALALIMAHKDLESICLERDLDREKSRTEPRYAELIYDGLWFSPLKQAFDAFIDSSQEFVTGEVRLRLSPGSAAITGRRSEHSLYDYGLATYDAADSFRHEDSAGFVRLWGLGIETWAARQGTDRIRD; this comes from the coding sequence ATGCCCAAGCGCGTCGTCCTGGCCTACAGCGGAGGTCTCGACACCTCCGTGGCCGTGCGGTGGATGATCGAGGAGCTCGGCGTCGAGGTCGTGTGCCTCGCCGTCGACGTCGGTCAGGCGTCCGACGACTGGGACGTGGTCCGCGAGCGGGCCCGGGCCGCCGGCGCGGTCGAGGCCATCGTGGTCGACGCCCGCCAGGAGTTCGCCGAGGACTTCGTCGCCCCCGCCCTCAAGGCCAACGCCATGTACGAGGGCCGCTACCCGCTGGTGTCGGCCCTGTCCCGCCCGGTGATCGTCAAGCACCTGGTCGAGACGGCCCGCTACCACGGCGCCGACGCGGTGGCCCACGGCTGCACCGGCAAGGGCAACGACCAGGTCCGCTTCGAGGTGTCGACCCGGGCCCTGGCCCCCGACCTCGAGGTCATCGCCCCCGTGCGGGGCTGGGGGATGACCCGGGAGGAGTCGATCCTCTACGCCTACGACCACGGCATCCCGATCCAGGCGACCAAGGAGAAGGTGTACTCCATCGACGACAACCTCTGGGGCCGGGCCATCGAGTGCGGCGAGATGGAGGACCCGTGGGCGGTGCCGCCGCCGGGCGTGTGGCTGCTCACCGAGCAGACCGAGAGCGAGCCCCGCGACCTCGTCATCGGCTTCGAGCAGGGCGTGCCCACCTCGGTCGACGGGGAGCGGCTGGGGATGCTCGAGGTCATCGAGCGGCTCAACACCGTCGTCGGGTCCTACGGCTGGGGCCGCATCGACATGGTCGAGAACCGCCGGGTCGGCATCAAGAGCCGGGAGACCTACGAGTGCCCGGCCGCGCTGGCGCTGATCATGGCCCACAAGGACCTGGAGTCGATCTGCCTGGAGCGCGACCTCGACCGGGAGAAGTCCCGCACCGAGCCCCGCTACGCCGAGCTCATCTACGACGGGCTCTGGTTCAGCCCGCTGAAGCAGGCCTTCGACGCCTTCATCGACTCCAGCCAGGAGTTCGTCACCGGCGAGGTGCGGCTGCGCCTCTCGCCCGGCAGCGCGGCCATCACCGGACGGCGCAGCGAGCACTCGCTCTACGACTACGGGCTGGCCACCTACGACGCGGCCGACTCGTTCCGCCACGAGGACTCGGCCGGGTTCGTGCGCCTGTGGGGCCTGGGCATCGAGACCTGGGCGGCCCGCCAGGGCACCGACCGGATCCGGGACTGA
- the argR gene encoding arginine repressor → MSERSRMGRTQRQHLVSKLLAGEQVTSQEQLVDLLAAEGVTSTQATVSRDLVDLGAIKVRTAEGEPAYAIPELPHEQRAPDDHLRRVFGDWVVEVAATDTIVVLRTPPGSAHVVGSALDRADLPEVAGTVAGDDTLFVVVQDPDAPTSGPAAALAERLRELAGLHPPTEREP, encoded by the coding sequence GTGAGCGAGCGCAGCAGGATGGGGCGCACGCAGCGCCAGCACCTGGTGAGCAAGCTCCTCGCCGGCGAGCAGGTCACCAGCCAGGAGCAGCTGGTGGACCTGCTGGCGGCCGAGGGCGTCACCTCCACCCAGGCCACCGTGTCGCGCGACCTGGTCGACCTGGGCGCCATCAAGGTCCGCACCGCCGAGGGCGAGCCGGCCTACGCCATCCCCGAGCTGCCCCACGAGCAGCGCGCGCCCGACGACCACCTGCGCCGCGTGTTCGGCGACTGGGTCGTCGAGGTGGCCGCCACCGACACCATCGTCGTGCTCCGCACCCCGCCGGGATCGGCCCACGTGGTGGGCTCGGCCCTCGACCGGGCCGACCTGCCCGAGGTGGCCGGCACCGTCGCCGGCGACGACACCCTGTTCGTCGTGGTCCAGGACCCCGACGCCCCGACCTCCGGCCCTGCCGCCGCGCTCGCCGAGCGCCTCCGCGAGCTGGCCGGGCTCCACCCCCCGACAGAGAGGGAACCCTGA
- the argF gene encoding ornithine carbamoyltransferase — MSDPTPRHLLEVDDLTPAELSQVLELAQDHALHRVLEGRGAALLFEKPSARTRHSTEMAVVQLGGHPVYVRPDEVGIDERETAEDLARVLAQYHAAICARVYDHTVLERMAGTGAVPVVNLLSDQAHPLQAVADLLTLLEAGGLDGRTLAWVGDFSNVARSLSLAAALTGMGVRVAAPEGYGPTDDDLARVRGLGGSIEVSDDPATAVAGVDAVSTDAWYSMGQEAEASERRPLFEPYRVDAALMGRAHPDAVFLHCLPAHRGEEVTDEVLDGPASRVWPQAANRLHAARGVLAWLLGVRPRSDEEDLA; from the coding sequence GTGAGCGACCCCACCCCCCGTCACCTCCTGGAGGTCGACGACCTCACCCCCGCCGAGCTCTCCCAGGTGCTCGAGCTGGCCCAGGACCACGCCCTGCACCGGGTGCTCGAGGGGCGGGGCGCGGCCCTGCTCTTCGAGAAGCCGTCGGCCCGCACCCGCCACTCGACCGAGATGGCCGTGGTCCAGCTGGGCGGCCACCCCGTCTACGTCCGGCCCGACGAGGTCGGCATCGACGAGCGGGAGACGGCCGAGGACCTGGCCCGGGTGCTGGCCCAGTACCACGCCGCCATCTGCGCCCGGGTCTACGACCACACCGTGCTCGAGCGCATGGCCGGCACCGGCGCCGTCCCCGTCGTCAACCTCCTCTCGGACCAGGCCCACCCCCTCCAGGCCGTGGCCGACCTCCTCACCCTGCTCGAGGCGGGCGGCCTCGACGGTCGGACCCTCGCCTGGGTGGGCGACTTCTCCAACGTGGCCCGGTCGCTGTCGCTGGCCGCGGCCCTCACCGGCATGGGCGTCCGGGTGGCGGCCCCCGAGGGCTACGGCCCCACCGACGACGACCTGGCGCGGGTCCGGGGCCTGGGCGGGAGCATCGAGGTCTCCGATGACCCGGCGACGGCGGTCGCCGGGGTCGACGCGGTGTCGACCGACGCCTGGTACTCGATGGGCCAGGAGGCCGAGGCCTCCGAGCGCCGGCCGCTGTTCGAGCCCTACCGGGTCGACGCCGCCCTGATGGGCCGGGCCCACCCCGACGCCGTGTTCCTCCACTGCCTGCCCGCCCACCGGGGCGAGGAGGTCACCGACGAGGTCCTCGACGGGCCCGCGTCCCGGGTGTGGCCCCAGGCCGCCAACCGGCTGCACGCAGCGCGGGGCGTGCTGGCCTGGCTCCTCGGCGTCCGCCCCCGCTCCGACGAGGAGGACCTGGCGTGA